The genomic region TATGAGTTATTAGTAATATTCCTGAACATTGTGTAATTGCAGCTCGACTAAGCGATTTTCAGCCCGATCTCAAGTCCCCAAAAAACAAGTTACATGAGTGATTTCGACATCCAGATACCCGCTGCTCTTGACCCGTTTGCAGAGGACCAGTTAGAGGCGCCCGGAACAAAGGAATATGTTCATATCCGAATCCAACAAAGAAACGGAAAGAAAAGTCTGACAACGGTTCAAGGACTGAAGAAAGATTTTAGCTACGAAAAAATACTCAAGGACCTTAAGAAAGAGTTTTGCTGTAACGGCAATGTGGTTCAGGATAAAGAGTTAGGAAAGGTCATTCAACTTCAAGGCGATCAGCGTAAGAAGGTGGCTAATTTCCTTGTTCAAGCTGGTCTCACTAAGAAAGACCAAATTAAGATTCATGGTTTTTAGGCCAttgtattttattaatattttcgAGTTTGTTTGATTTTCGTTTGTGGGTTGTGGTTTGAACtcgggttgattttgtgttgtgtttGATTCATGTCCTACTTATGGGCATTATTATGTTGTGTTTCGAGTTTGTGAACTTGGTTGATAATAAAAGTGGTTGTGTTCTTGTCATGTTTTCGGTTTTGGGTTCTATTTTGTGTTTTTTTAATTCCACGTCTATAGCGACCGACTGATCATCGACTAGGCAAATGTGGAAATTGTTGTTCGGTGGAGTAGAATGTGATCGACTAAAACTCGGATAGAACTCGATTGACCCATTGTTGGTGCAACTTATGTTTGTGCCCCTATCAATCTGATCGGAAATGGCAAATCTGAATCTTCCGTGTCCGAATTGATACAACCTAAAAACATCCACACTTGGACCTGAATCGATACTGTTGGGTAACACCCAATTGTCCAACACAAGTTTTGTTCAATGTTACAAGATGTTATATGTACATACATTACAAAGTTACAATGTACATGGTGGAGTTCAATAAATTATATTTGATTCATTGTATTAGCTATGGACAAGGGGGACTAATGTCTTTATGAAGATGttagggtaagattattggtgGGTCTTGACTCTTGAGACAAGACTCACATGAGTTTTAAGACAAGACTCACTCAAAACCCCCAATAATCTACCCAAGTcttgacaaagtcttaagttgagtcttggaaatccaagactcaacttaagactttatAAGAGTCTTGACCCTACTTTTTATAATGACAACCAATGAAAGACTACCATGTGTTAAAGCattattggttttttttttttttttttttttttttttttttatctagaCCTCATAAGACAAGTG from Silene latifolia isolate original U9 population chromosome 3, ASM4854445v1, whole genome shotgun sequence harbors:
- the LOC141646840 gene encoding protein translation factor SUI1 homolog, with translation MSDFDIQIPAALDPFAEDQLEAPGTKEYVHIRIQQRNGKKSLTTVQGLKKDFSYEKILKDLKKEFCCNGNVVQDKELGKVIQLQGDQRKKVANFLVQAGLTKKDQIKIHGF